The Zalophus californianus isolate mZalCal1 chromosome 7, mZalCal1.pri.v2, whole genome shotgun sequence genome includes a region encoding these proteins:
- the KLC4 gene encoding kinesin light chain 4 isoform X1, whose protein sequence is MRVNGSGVTSPGKVPLAKMSGLVLGQRDEPAGHRLSQEEILGSTRLVSQGLEALHSEHQAVLQSLSHTIECLQQGGHEEGLVHEKARQLRRSMENIELGLSEAQVMLALASHLSTVESEKQKLRAQVRRLCQENQWLRDELAGTQQRLQRSEQAVAQLEEEKKHLEFLGQLRQYDEDGHGVEEKEGDATKDSLDDLFPNEEEEDSSNGLSRGQGTQHSGYEIPARLRTLHNLVIQYAAQGRYEVAVPLCKQALEDLERTSGRGHPDVATMLNILALVYRDQNKYKEAAHLLNDALSIRESTLGRDHPAVAATLNNLAVLYGKRGKYKEAEPLCQRALEIREKVLGTDHPDVAKQLNNLALLCQNQGKYEAVERYYRRALAIYEGQLGPDNPNVARTKNNLASCYLKQGKYAEAETLYKEILTRAHVQEFGSVDDDHKPIWMHAEEREEMSKSRHREGGTPYTEYGGWYKACKVSSPTVNTTLRNLGALYRRQGKLEAAETLEECALRSQKQGTDPISQTKVVELLGEGDSGRTSQEGPGGSVKYEGGEDASVAVEWSGDGSGTLQRSGSLGKIRDVLRRSSELLVRKLQGTEPRPSSSNMKRAASLNYLNQPSAAPLQVSRGLSASTTDLSSSS, encoded by the exons ATGAGAGTGAATGGGTCAGGAGTGACCAG CCCAGGCAAGGTCCCCCTGGCCAAGATGTCAGGCCTGGTGTTGGGGCAGCGGGATGAGCCTGCAGGGCACCGGCTCAGCCAGGAGGAGATCCTGGGAAGCACTCGGCTGGTGAGCCAAGGGCTGGAGGCCCTACACAGTGAACATCAGGCTGTCCTGCAAAGTCTGTCCCACACCATTGAGTGTCTGCAGCAGGGAGGCCATGAAGAAGGACTGGTACACGAGAAGGCCCGACAGCTGCGACGTTCCATGGAAAACATCGAGCTGGGACTGAGCGAGGCCCAG GTGATGCTGGCTTTGGCCAGCCACCTGAGCACAGTGGagtcagagaaacagaagctGCGGGCTCAGGTACGGAGGCTGTGTCAGGAGAACCAGTGGCTCCGGGACGAGCTGGCGGGCACCCAGCAGCGGCTCCAGCGCAGCGAACAGGCTGTGGCCCagctggaggaggaaaagaagcacCTGGAGTTCCTGGGCCAGCTGCGGCAGTACGATGAGGATGGGCATGGTGTG gaggagaaggagggtgaTGCCACCAAGGATTCCCTGGATGATCTCTTCCCcaatgaggaggaagaagattcCAGCAATGGCT TGTCCCGTGGCCAGGGCACCCAGCACAGCGGATACGAGATCCCAGCGAGGCTGCGGACACTGCACAACTTGGTGATCCAGTACGCTGCCCAGGGTCGCTATGAGGTGGCTGTACCGCTCTGCAAGCAGGCACTGGAGGACTTGGAGCGCACTTCTGGCCGCGGCCACCCTGATGTCGCGACCATGCTCAACATCCTGGCTTTGGTGTATCG GGACCAGAATAAGTATAAGGAAGCTGCCCACCTGCTGAATGATGCCCTCAGCATCCGGGAGAGCACCCTGGGCCGGGACCACCCTGCT GTGGCTGCCACACTCAACAACCTGGCTGTGCTCTATGGCAAAAGGGGCAAGTACAAGGAGGCCGAGCCACTGTGCCAGCGAGCACTGGAGATTCGAGAAAAG GTCCTGGGCACTGACCACCCAGATGTGGCGAAGCAGCTGAACAACCTGGCCCTGTTGTGCCAAAACCAGGGCAAGTATGAGGCCGTGGAACGCTATTACAGGCGGGCCCTGGCCATCTATGAGGGGCAGCTGGGGCCAGACAACCCTAATGTAGCCCGGACCAAGAACAACCTg GCTTCCTGTTACCTGAAACAGGGCAAATATGCTGAGGCTGAGACGCTCTACAAGGAGATCCTGACACGTGCACATGTGCAGGAGTTTGGGTCTGTGGATG ATGACCACAAGCCCATCTGGATGCATGCAGAGGAGCGGGAGGAAATGAGCAAA AGCCGGCACCGAGAGGGCGGCACGCCCTACACTGAGTATGGAGGCTGGTACAAGGCCTGCAAAGTGAGCAG CCCCACAGTGAACACCACTCTGAGAAACCTAGGAGCTCTGTACAGGCGCCAAGGAAAGCTGGAGGCAGCCGAGACCCTGGAAGAGTGTGCCCTTCGCTCCCAGAAACAG GGCACTGACCCTATCAGTCAAACCAAGGTGGTCGAGCTGCTTGGGGAAGGTGACAGTGGAAGGACCTCTCAGGAGGGCCCTGGGGGCAGTGTGAAGTACGAGGGAGGTGAAGATGCTTCTGTGGCCGTGGAATGGTCGGGG GATGGCAGTGGGACCCTGCAGAGGAGCGGTTCTCTAGGCAAGATCCGGGATGTGCTTCGTAGAAGCAGCGAACTCCTGGTGAGGAAGCTCCAGGGAACTGAGCCTCGGCCCTCCAG CAGCAACATGAAGCGGGCAGCCTCCTTAAACTATCTGAATCAACCCAGTGCAGCGCCCCTCCAG GTCTCCCGGGGCCTCAGTGCCAGCACTACGGACCTCTCTTCAAGCAGCTGA
- the KLC4 gene encoding kinesin light chain 4 isoform X2 has product MRELRSVYCPGKVPLAKMSGLVLGQRDEPAGHRLSQEEILGSTRLVSQGLEALHSEHQAVLQSLSHTIECLQQGGHEEGLVHEKARQLRRSMENIELGLSEAQVMLALASHLSTVESEKQKLRAQVRRLCQENQWLRDELAGTQQRLQRSEQAVAQLEEEKKHLEFLGQLRQYDEDGHGVEEKEGDATKDSLDDLFPNEEEEDSSNGLSRGQGTQHSGYEIPARLRTLHNLVIQYAAQGRYEVAVPLCKQALEDLERTSGRGHPDVATMLNILALVYRDQNKYKEAAHLLNDALSIRESTLGRDHPAVAATLNNLAVLYGKRGKYKEAEPLCQRALEIREKVLGTDHPDVAKQLNNLALLCQNQGKYEAVERYYRRALAIYEGQLGPDNPNVARTKNNLASCYLKQGKYAEAETLYKEILTRAHVQEFGSVDDDHKPIWMHAEEREEMSKSRHREGGTPYTEYGGWYKACKVSSPTVNTTLRNLGALYRRQGKLEAAETLEECALRSQKQGTDPISQTKVVELLGEGDSGRTSQEGPGGSVKYEGGEDASVAVEWSGDGSGTLQRSGSLGKIRDVLRRSSELLVRKLQGTEPRPSSSNMKRAASLNYLNQPSAAPLQVSRGLSASTTDLSSSS; this is encoded by the exons ATGCGAGAGCTGCGCTCTGTATACTG CCCAGGCAAGGTCCCCCTGGCCAAGATGTCAGGCCTGGTGTTGGGGCAGCGGGATGAGCCTGCAGGGCACCGGCTCAGCCAGGAGGAGATCCTGGGAAGCACTCGGCTGGTGAGCCAAGGGCTGGAGGCCCTACACAGTGAACATCAGGCTGTCCTGCAAAGTCTGTCCCACACCATTGAGTGTCTGCAGCAGGGAGGCCATGAAGAAGGACTGGTACACGAGAAGGCCCGACAGCTGCGACGTTCCATGGAAAACATCGAGCTGGGACTGAGCGAGGCCCAG GTGATGCTGGCTTTGGCCAGCCACCTGAGCACAGTGGagtcagagaaacagaagctGCGGGCTCAGGTACGGAGGCTGTGTCAGGAGAACCAGTGGCTCCGGGACGAGCTGGCGGGCACCCAGCAGCGGCTCCAGCGCAGCGAACAGGCTGTGGCCCagctggaggaggaaaagaagcacCTGGAGTTCCTGGGCCAGCTGCGGCAGTACGATGAGGATGGGCATGGTGTG gaggagaaggagggtgaTGCCACCAAGGATTCCCTGGATGATCTCTTCCCcaatgaggaggaagaagattcCAGCAATGGCT TGTCCCGTGGCCAGGGCACCCAGCACAGCGGATACGAGATCCCAGCGAGGCTGCGGACACTGCACAACTTGGTGATCCAGTACGCTGCCCAGGGTCGCTATGAGGTGGCTGTACCGCTCTGCAAGCAGGCACTGGAGGACTTGGAGCGCACTTCTGGCCGCGGCCACCCTGATGTCGCGACCATGCTCAACATCCTGGCTTTGGTGTATCG GGACCAGAATAAGTATAAGGAAGCTGCCCACCTGCTGAATGATGCCCTCAGCATCCGGGAGAGCACCCTGGGCCGGGACCACCCTGCT GTGGCTGCCACACTCAACAACCTGGCTGTGCTCTATGGCAAAAGGGGCAAGTACAAGGAGGCCGAGCCACTGTGCCAGCGAGCACTGGAGATTCGAGAAAAG GTCCTGGGCACTGACCACCCAGATGTGGCGAAGCAGCTGAACAACCTGGCCCTGTTGTGCCAAAACCAGGGCAAGTATGAGGCCGTGGAACGCTATTACAGGCGGGCCCTGGCCATCTATGAGGGGCAGCTGGGGCCAGACAACCCTAATGTAGCCCGGACCAAGAACAACCTg GCTTCCTGTTACCTGAAACAGGGCAAATATGCTGAGGCTGAGACGCTCTACAAGGAGATCCTGACACGTGCACATGTGCAGGAGTTTGGGTCTGTGGATG ATGACCACAAGCCCATCTGGATGCATGCAGAGGAGCGGGAGGAAATGAGCAAA AGCCGGCACCGAGAGGGCGGCACGCCCTACACTGAGTATGGAGGCTGGTACAAGGCCTGCAAAGTGAGCAG CCCCACAGTGAACACCACTCTGAGAAACCTAGGAGCTCTGTACAGGCGCCAAGGAAAGCTGGAGGCAGCCGAGACCCTGGAAGAGTGTGCCCTTCGCTCCCAGAAACAG GGCACTGACCCTATCAGTCAAACCAAGGTGGTCGAGCTGCTTGGGGAAGGTGACAGTGGAAGGACCTCTCAGGAGGGCCCTGGGGGCAGTGTGAAGTACGAGGGAGGTGAAGATGCTTCTGTGGCCGTGGAATGGTCGGGG GATGGCAGTGGGACCCTGCAGAGGAGCGGTTCTCTAGGCAAGATCCGGGATGTGCTTCGTAGAAGCAGCGAACTCCTGGTGAGGAAGCTCCAGGGAACTGAGCCTCGGCCCTCCAG CAGCAACATGAAGCGGGCAGCCTCCTTAAACTATCTGAATCAACCCAGTGCAGCGCCCCTCCAG GTCTCCCGGGGCCTCAGTGCCAGCACTACGGACCTCTCTTCAAGCAGCTGA
- the KLC4 gene encoding kinesin light chain 4 isoform X4, with protein MSGLVLGQRDEPAGHRLSQEEILGSTRLVSQGLEALHSEHQAVLQSLSHTIECLQQGGHEEGLVHEKARQLRRSMENIELGLSEAQVMLALASHLSTVESEKQKLRAQVRRLCQENQWLRDELAGTQQRLQRSEQAVAQLEEEKKHLEFLGQLRQYDEDGHGVEEKEGDATKDSLDDLFPNEEEEDSSNGLSRGQGTQHSGYEIPARLRTLHNLVIQYAAQGRYEVAVPLCKQALEDLERTSGRGHPDVATMLNILALVYRDQNKYKEAAHLLNDALSIRESTLGRDHPAVAATLNNLAVLYGKRGKYKEAEPLCQRALEIREKVLGTDHPDVAKQLNNLALLCQNQGKYEAVERYYRRALAIYEGQLGPDNPNVARTKNNLASCYLKQGKYAEAETLYKEILTRAHVQEFGSVDDDHKPIWMHAEEREEMSKSRHREGGTPYTEYGGWYKACKVSSPTVNTTLRNLGALYRRQGKLEAAETLEECALRSQKQGTDPISQTKVVELLGEGDSGRTSQEGPGGSVKYEGGEDASVAVEWSGDGSGTLQRSGSLGKIRDVLRRSSELLVRKLQGTEPRPSSSNMKRAASLNYLNQPSAAPLQVSRGLSASTTDLSSSS; from the exons ATGTCAGGCCTGGTGTTGGGGCAGCGGGATGAGCCTGCAGGGCACCGGCTCAGCCAGGAGGAGATCCTGGGAAGCACTCGGCTGGTGAGCCAAGGGCTGGAGGCCCTACACAGTGAACATCAGGCTGTCCTGCAAAGTCTGTCCCACACCATTGAGTGTCTGCAGCAGGGAGGCCATGAAGAAGGACTGGTACACGAGAAGGCCCGACAGCTGCGACGTTCCATGGAAAACATCGAGCTGGGACTGAGCGAGGCCCAG GTGATGCTGGCTTTGGCCAGCCACCTGAGCACAGTGGagtcagagaaacagaagctGCGGGCTCAGGTACGGAGGCTGTGTCAGGAGAACCAGTGGCTCCGGGACGAGCTGGCGGGCACCCAGCAGCGGCTCCAGCGCAGCGAACAGGCTGTGGCCCagctggaggaggaaaagaagcacCTGGAGTTCCTGGGCCAGCTGCGGCAGTACGATGAGGATGGGCATGGTGTG gaggagaaggagggtgaTGCCACCAAGGATTCCCTGGATGATCTCTTCCCcaatgaggaggaagaagattcCAGCAATGGCT TGTCCCGTGGCCAGGGCACCCAGCACAGCGGATACGAGATCCCAGCGAGGCTGCGGACACTGCACAACTTGGTGATCCAGTACGCTGCCCAGGGTCGCTATGAGGTGGCTGTACCGCTCTGCAAGCAGGCACTGGAGGACTTGGAGCGCACTTCTGGCCGCGGCCACCCTGATGTCGCGACCATGCTCAACATCCTGGCTTTGGTGTATCG GGACCAGAATAAGTATAAGGAAGCTGCCCACCTGCTGAATGATGCCCTCAGCATCCGGGAGAGCACCCTGGGCCGGGACCACCCTGCT GTGGCTGCCACACTCAACAACCTGGCTGTGCTCTATGGCAAAAGGGGCAAGTACAAGGAGGCCGAGCCACTGTGCCAGCGAGCACTGGAGATTCGAGAAAAG GTCCTGGGCACTGACCACCCAGATGTGGCGAAGCAGCTGAACAACCTGGCCCTGTTGTGCCAAAACCAGGGCAAGTATGAGGCCGTGGAACGCTATTACAGGCGGGCCCTGGCCATCTATGAGGGGCAGCTGGGGCCAGACAACCCTAATGTAGCCCGGACCAAGAACAACCTg GCTTCCTGTTACCTGAAACAGGGCAAATATGCTGAGGCTGAGACGCTCTACAAGGAGATCCTGACACGTGCACATGTGCAGGAGTTTGGGTCTGTGGATG ATGACCACAAGCCCATCTGGATGCATGCAGAGGAGCGGGAGGAAATGAGCAAA AGCCGGCACCGAGAGGGCGGCACGCCCTACACTGAGTATGGAGGCTGGTACAAGGCCTGCAAAGTGAGCAG CCCCACAGTGAACACCACTCTGAGAAACCTAGGAGCTCTGTACAGGCGCCAAGGAAAGCTGGAGGCAGCCGAGACCCTGGAAGAGTGTGCCCTTCGCTCCCAGAAACAG GGCACTGACCCTATCAGTCAAACCAAGGTGGTCGAGCTGCTTGGGGAAGGTGACAGTGGAAGGACCTCTCAGGAGGGCCCTGGGGGCAGTGTGAAGTACGAGGGAGGTGAAGATGCTTCTGTGGCCGTGGAATGGTCGGGG GATGGCAGTGGGACCCTGCAGAGGAGCGGTTCTCTAGGCAAGATCCGGGATGTGCTTCGTAGAAGCAGCGAACTCCTGGTGAGGAAGCTCCAGGGAACTGAGCCTCGGCCCTCCAG CAGCAACATGAAGCGGGCAGCCTCCTTAAACTATCTGAATCAACCCAGTGCAGCGCCCCTCCAG GTCTCCCGGGGCCTCAGTGCCAGCACTACGGACCTCTCTTCAAGCAGCTGA
- the KLC4 gene encoding kinesin light chain 4 isoform X3, protein MRVNGSGVTSPGKVPLAKMSGLVLGQRDEPAGHRLSQEEILGSTRLVSQGLEALHSEHQAVLQSLSHTIECLQQGGHEEGLVHEKARQLRRSMENIELGLSEAQVMLALASHLSTVESEKQKLRAQVRRLCQENQWLRDELAGTQQRLQRSEQAVAQLEEEKKHLEFLGQLRQYDEDGHGVEEKEGDATKDSLDDLFPNEEEEDSSNGLSRGQGTQHSGYEIPARLRTLHNLVIQYAAQGRYEVAVPLCKQALEDLERTSGRGHPDVATMLNILALVYRDQNKYKEAAHLLNDALSIRESTLGRDHPAVAATLNNLAVLYGKRGKYKEAEPLCQRALEIREKVLGTDHPDVAKQLNNLALLCQNQGKYEAVERYYRRALAIYEGQLGPDNPNVARTKNNLASCYLKQGKYAEAETLYKEILTRAHVQEFGSVDDDHKPIWMHAEEREEMSKSRHREGGTPYTEYGGWYKACKVSSPTVNTTLRNLGALYRRQGKLEAAETLEECALRSQKQECIAKRRGEYFPVCVY, encoded by the exons ATGAGAGTGAATGGGTCAGGAGTGACCAG CCCAGGCAAGGTCCCCCTGGCCAAGATGTCAGGCCTGGTGTTGGGGCAGCGGGATGAGCCTGCAGGGCACCGGCTCAGCCAGGAGGAGATCCTGGGAAGCACTCGGCTGGTGAGCCAAGGGCTGGAGGCCCTACACAGTGAACATCAGGCTGTCCTGCAAAGTCTGTCCCACACCATTGAGTGTCTGCAGCAGGGAGGCCATGAAGAAGGACTGGTACACGAGAAGGCCCGACAGCTGCGACGTTCCATGGAAAACATCGAGCTGGGACTGAGCGAGGCCCAG GTGATGCTGGCTTTGGCCAGCCACCTGAGCACAGTGGagtcagagaaacagaagctGCGGGCTCAGGTACGGAGGCTGTGTCAGGAGAACCAGTGGCTCCGGGACGAGCTGGCGGGCACCCAGCAGCGGCTCCAGCGCAGCGAACAGGCTGTGGCCCagctggaggaggaaaagaagcacCTGGAGTTCCTGGGCCAGCTGCGGCAGTACGATGAGGATGGGCATGGTGTG gaggagaaggagggtgaTGCCACCAAGGATTCCCTGGATGATCTCTTCCCcaatgaggaggaagaagattcCAGCAATGGCT TGTCCCGTGGCCAGGGCACCCAGCACAGCGGATACGAGATCCCAGCGAGGCTGCGGACACTGCACAACTTGGTGATCCAGTACGCTGCCCAGGGTCGCTATGAGGTGGCTGTACCGCTCTGCAAGCAGGCACTGGAGGACTTGGAGCGCACTTCTGGCCGCGGCCACCCTGATGTCGCGACCATGCTCAACATCCTGGCTTTGGTGTATCG GGACCAGAATAAGTATAAGGAAGCTGCCCACCTGCTGAATGATGCCCTCAGCATCCGGGAGAGCACCCTGGGCCGGGACCACCCTGCT GTGGCTGCCACACTCAACAACCTGGCTGTGCTCTATGGCAAAAGGGGCAAGTACAAGGAGGCCGAGCCACTGTGCCAGCGAGCACTGGAGATTCGAGAAAAG GTCCTGGGCACTGACCACCCAGATGTGGCGAAGCAGCTGAACAACCTGGCCCTGTTGTGCCAAAACCAGGGCAAGTATGAGGCCGTGGAACGCTATTACAGGCGGGCCCTGGCCATCTATGAGGGGCAGCTGGGGCCAGACAACCCTAATGTAGCCCGGACCAAGAACAACCTg GCTTCCTGTTACCTGAAACAGGGCAAATATGCTGAGGCTGAGACGCTCTACAAGGAGATCCTGACACGTGCACATGTGCAGGAGTTTGGGTCTGTGGATG ATGACCACAAGCCCATCTGGATGCATGCAGAGGAGCGGGAGGAAATGAGCAAA AGCCGGCACCGAGAGGGCGGCACGCCCTACACTGAGTATGGAGGCTGGTACAAGGCCTGCAAAGTGAGCAG CCCCACAGTGAACACCACTCTGAGAAACCTAGGAGCTCTGTACAGGCGCCAAGGAAAGCTGGAGGCAGCCGAGACCCTGGAAGAGTGTGCCCTTCGCTCCCAGAAACAG GAATGCATCGCAAAGAGAAGAGGCGAGTACTTTCCAGTATGTGTGTACTAG
- the MRPL2 gene encoding 39S ribosomal protein L2, mitochondrial isoform X3, translated as MALRVLTRALGSLSLTPPAPALGPSLLPAAQVTNTTLLQLPSSSVLLPCRPLLTSMALSANFVSWKSRTKYTITPVKMRKSGGRNHTGRIQVHGIGGGHKQRYRMIDFLRFRPELETKPGPFEEKVIVVRYDPCRSADIALVAGGSRKRWIIATENMQAGDIILNSDHIGRMAVAAREGDAHPLGALPVGTLINNVESEPGRGAQYIRAAGWQSCFSLLQGRVVCCYGK; from the exons ATGGCTCTGAGGGTACTGACTCGCGCTCTGGGCTCCCTGAGCCTGACGCCCCCAGCACCCGCCCTCGGCCCCAGCCTGCTCCCGGCCGCCCAG GTGACAAATACTACCCTTCTCCAGCTGCCCTCTTCCTCAGTGTTGCTCCCCTGCCGCCCACTGCTTACCTCCATGGCCCTTAGTGCCAATTTTGTGTCCTGGAAGAGTCGTACCAAGTACACCATTACACCAGTGAAGATGAGGAAGTCTGGGGGCCGAAACCACACAg GCCGAATCCAAGTGCATGGTATTGGTGGGGGCCATAAGCAGCGTTATCGCATGATTGACTTTCTGCGGTTCCGGCCTGAGCTGGAAACGAAGCCAGGACCGTTTGAGGAGAAGGTCATCGTGGTCCGCTATGATCCCTGTAG ATCAGCAGACATAGCTCTGGTTGCGGGGGGCAGCCGGAAACGCTGGATCATTGCCACAGAAAACATGCAGGCTGGAGATATCATCCTGAACTCTGACCACATAGGCCGAATGGCAG TTGCTGCTCGGGAAGGGGATGCACATCCTCTTGGGGCCTTGCCTGTGGGGACCCTCATCAACAACGTGGAGAGTGAGCCAGGCCGGGGGGCCCAGTATATCCGAGCTGCAG GGTGGCaaagctgcttctcccttctccagggACGTGTGGTGTGCTGCTACGGAAAGTGA
- the MRPL2 gene encoding 39S ribosomal protein L2, mitochondrial isoform X1, which translates to MALRVLTRALGSLSLTPPAPALGPSLLPAAQVTNTTLLQLPSSSVLLPCRPLLTSMALSANFVSWKSRTKYTITPVKMRKSGGRNHTGRIQVHGIGGGHKQRYRMIDFLRFRPELETKPGPFEEKVIVVRYDPCRSADIALVAGGSRKRWIIATENMQAGDIILNSDHIGRMAVAAREGDAHPLGALPVGTLINNVESEPGRGAQYIRAAGTCGVLLRKVNGTAIIQLPSKRQMQVLETCVATVGRVSNVDHNKRVIGKAGRNRWLGKRPSSGLWHRKGGWAGRKIRPLPPMKSYVKLPSVVAQG; encoded by the exons ATGGCTCTGAGGGTACTGACTCGCGCTCTGGGCTCCCTGAGCCTGACGCCCCCAGCACCCGCCCTCGGCCCCAGCCTGCTCCCGGCCGCCCAG GTGACAAATACTACCCTTCTCCAGCTGCCCTCTTCCTCAGTGTTGCTCCCCTGCCGCCCACTGCTTACCTCCATGGCCCTTAGTGCCAATTTTGTGTCCTGGAAGAGTCGTACCAAGTACACCATTACACCAGTGAAGATGAGGAAGTCTGGGGGCCGAAACCACACAg GCCGAATCCAAGTGCATGGTATTGGTGGGGGCCATAAGCAGCGTTATCGCATGATTGACTTTCTGCGGTTCCGGCCTGAGCTGGAAACGAAGCCAGGACCGTTTGAGGAGAAGGTCATCGTGGTCCGCTATGATCCCTGTAG ATCAGCAGACATAGCTCTGGTTGCGGGGGGCAGCCGGAAACGCTGGATCATTGCCACAGAAAACATGCAGGCTGGAGATATCATCCTGAACTCTGACCACATAGGCCGAATGGCAG TTGCTGCTCGGGAAGGGGATGCACATCCTCTTGGGGCCTTGCCTGTGGGGACCCTCATCAACAACGTGGAGAGTGAGCCAGGCCGGGGGGCCCAGTATATCCGAGCTGCAG ggACGTGTGGTGTGCTGCTACGGAAAGTGAATGGGACGGCCATCATCCAGCTGCCCTCCAAAAGACagatgcag GTTCTGGAAACGTGCGTGGCAACAGTAGGCCGGGTGTCCAACGTCGATCACAACAAACGCGTCATCGGCAAGGCTGGGCGGAACCGCTGGCTGGGCAAGAGGCCTTCCAGCGGGCTATGGCACCGCAAGGGGGGCTGGGCTGGCCGCAAGATTCGGCCACTGCCCCCCATGAAGAGTTATGTGAAGCTGCCCTCGGTAGTTGCTCAGGGCTGA
- the MRPL2 gene encoding 39S ribosomal protein L2, mitochondrial isoform X2, with the protein MALSANFVSWKSRTKYTITPVKMRKSGGRNHTGRIQVHGIGGGHKQRYRMIDFLRFRPELETKPGPFEEKVIVVRYDPCRSADIALVAGGSRKRWIIATENMQAGDIILNSDHIGRMAVAAREGDAHPLGALPVGTLINNVESEPGRGAQYIRAAGTCGVLLRKVNGTAIIQLPSKRQMQVLETCVATVGRVSNVDHNKRVIGKAGRNRWLGKRPSSGLWHRKGGWAGRKIRPLPPMKSYVKLPSVVAQG; encoded by the exons ATGGCCCTTAGTGCCAATTTTGTGTCCTGGAAGAGTCGTACCAAGTACACCATTACACCAGTGAAGATGAGGAAGTCTGGGGGCCGAAACCACACAg GCCGAATCCAAGTGCATGGTATTGGTGGGGGCCATAAGCAGCGTTATCGCATGATTGACTTTCTGCGGTTCCGGCCTGAGCTGGAAACGAAGCCAGGACCGTTTGAGGAGAAGGTCATCGTGGTCCGCTATGATCCCTGTAG ATCAGCAGACATAGCTCTGGTTGCGGGGGGCAGCCGGAAACGCTGGATCATTGCCACAGAAAACATGCAGGCTGGAGATATCATCCTGAACTCTGACCACATAGGCCGAATGGCAG TTGCTGCTCGGGAAGGGGATGCACATCCTCTTGGGGCCTTGCCTGTGGGGACCCTCATCAACAACGTGGAGAGTGAGCCAGGCCGGGGGGCCCAGTATATCCGAGCTGCAG ggACGTGTGGTGTGCTGCTACGGAAAGTGAATGGGACGGCCATCATCCAGCTGCCCTCCAAAAGACagatgcag GTTCTGGAAACGTGCGTGGCAACAGTAGGCCGGGTGTCCAACGTCGATCACAACAAACGCGTCATCGGCAAGGCTGGGCGGAACCGCTGGCTGGGCAAGAGGCCTTCCAGCGGGCTATGGCACCGCAAGGGGGGCTGGGCTGGCCGCAAGATTCGGCCACTGCCCCCCATGAAGAGTTATGTGAAGCTGCCCTCGGTAGTTGCTCAGGGCTGA